The genome window TCAATGGAACAatggttcaaaaaataaaaaaggattaatGACCTCTGTATTTACCTCCCTGATCACTGTTACTGGAGTTGTAATTATTATCGGATGTTGCATCCTCCCGTGTGTTCGAGTCCTAATTCAGAGACTGACTGACGTGGCCACAAGCAAGCAGAGCCCTCCCCGTTACACTAACCAGATGCTAGTAACGAACACCAATATTCAGGGTCGGAGTCTGCTTAccgaatttgaaaaaaaagaatgaagacctaaaaaaaaaaatagggggaattgaaggaaatgtttaactcaGGTTCTTTTCTTCCACTAACTTCCCAGCCCCCTTCATTGAATTCCTCTGACTGAGGAATAGAATGAGAAACAGCTCACTTGTTTATCAAtcccccagcccccttcctcCGGTCATCAACCACTCCTCAACCCCCTTACCTAGTTAATGatatccccacctctccctcccacCTTGGTGCGGCCATTTAAACGAGCCCATCGGGAAAGGATAAGAATGTCCGGTCAACACTCCAGCCAACGGAGCCAGACCCAGCATCCTAGGGCCTGCGTTAGGGATGAAACAGAGTTTGTCCTCTGCCCGCGCTTGCTGACTGGCTTTCAATAGCGGCAGCACggccttctgcagaagttattcaAGTTGCCTTGTCGAGATATCTTGTCTCCACGAGTCCACCTCTAACAGTCCTGAGGGACAGTCCAAGCTGAGCGGTCAGCATCCCGCGCCTCCTCCATGCAGGTAAGACCTGCAGGTGGCAACGGGCACAACTTGACCCTTTAGTCTCCGAAGAGCTGTGGGACAGCTACCGTGTGAACTGTGGGGACGGGACTCTCCCTGGGGCTGGAGTGTGAGACCTGTGTGACAACTGGGAGGGGTCCTGCACGGGGACAGTGGCGCCTGCATAGGCTGGGCCTGCAGTGGGGAGTGGATGGGGTGACTCCAGAGTCCACAGGGCCCAGAGtgagcagacagacaggaccaAACATGAGGACAGGGGTCAGAAACATGCTGTCTGAGCGCAGCCTCTCCTAAATCTTCTTCTCTTGTCACCAGACACTCACGGGTATTTTTCCACCCTCTAAGCACCTTGGCAAATCATCAATTTTCAAAAACCTCAGGAAATAGAAAGTTCTGAGAAATCAAAACCATGCTGGAGAGGGAGGAGCCCTGAGCACTGTCCCAGCAACGGAAACACACCGCGCTGGACTCCGCGTCAGAAAGCTCCCACCGTCTTCACTAGAAGCAGCCAGCCAGCACCTGCTCCCCAAAGCCAGAGATGAACAGAGAGGAACACGAAGTGGCCATCCTGGGGGCGCCCCAGAACTCAGGACCCGTGATGTCCACCGTGGTCAACATCCAGACCGAGACGGTCGTGCCCGACCACATCGTGTGGTCCCTGTTCAACGCGCTCTTCCTCAACCCCTGCTGCCTGGGCTTCGTGGCCTTCGCCTACTCTGTGAAGGTGGGTGTGTGCGTGGGGGACTTCTCCAGAAAGTGTGTGTGAGCCACAGAGGTCTCCTGCCCGGATGGCCCCTGGGATTGGGGAGCTCttttgtgtgtgcacacgtgtgtgtgcacacgtgtgtgtgtgtgtgtgtgtgtggctcatGGTGAGACTGCATGGGATGCAGGGTCAGGCTTTGCCCACAGACTCCGAGCAATTCCCTATTGACCCTCCAGAAATCACatattttttgctgttgtttttttggcaagagagactgagacagagagagagggagggacagacaggcaggaagggggtgagatgagaagcatcaattcttcattgtgtcaccatagttgttcattgattgctttctcatatgtgccttgactgggggggggggggtttctgcagaatgagtgaccccttgccaagccagtgaccgtgtgctcaagctggtgagcctgcgctcaagccagatgagcccgctcttaagcagatgacctcagggtttggaacctgggacctctgagtcccaggttgatgctgtgtccactgcgccactgccaggtcaggccggAAATTACATTTCTTGAACTTACCATGTGGCTTCAAGGATCCCtcaaaaagaacaaagggaaCCTGAAACCCTGACCCCTGGTAGGGTGGGAGGCCAGACAATGGCCTAAGGCACGGGGAGAAGGACCCCTGGGACCCTGCAGAGGCTGAGAGTCTGTGAGGAAGGCCATCAAGGCCCCAAGAGGGAAGGGTCCATCTAGCCCTGTTCAGCTCAGTCCCAGGGGAACTGCGAGAGGAGGTCTGAAGGGCAGGTGGAGGTGGTCTGGGCAgcgaccagccagggccggagctCAGTCATAGCACCTGGATCTCCCCAGGACCCCCTCCAGACCCCCCTCACCATCTCTTCTCCCCCAGTCTAGGGACCGGAAGATGGTGCGTGACAGGATTGGGGCACAGAGCTATGCGTCCACCGCCAAGTGCCTGAACATCTGGGCCCTGGTCCTGGGCCTCTTGTCCATCATCATTTTGATCATTATATTTGCAACTGGCTCCCTGATGGTTTCACATTTACCCTATGACATTATGAAGAGTCAGAAAGGCCACTACTAGCTGCCCATCGCCGAGGCCATCACCCTTCCCACAGCTGTTTATACACACGTGTCTACAATGGGATTCAATAAAGGACTTGTGTGTGACAGTGCTGTGTTTTTACCTGGGGACGGggtcgttttttgtttgttgttttttgtgacagagacagtgagagtcagagagagggacagacagggacagacatacaggaaaggagagagatgagaagcatcaatttttcgttgtggcactttagttgttcactgattgctttctcatgtgtgctttgcttgagccagcgacctcgggctcaagccggAGAGCCttgctggggacctcggggtctcgaacctgggtcctctgtgtctcaatcTGACGCtgtaaccactgcgccaccacctggtcaggctggggacaGGGGTCTTGCTGAGAGTCCCACCTGCCCCTGAGACTGAGCCCGTCCCCCCATCCCCCCTACTGGCTGCTCTGGAACTGGGGTGAAGTGTGTCCTCAGGCCCTGCCTGCACCTGGGACCCAGGCAACACGTGGAGAAGAATTTGGGGTGGAAAAGAATTCGGAATGAAAGTCCCTTTTCTCCAGTGGTTTGAAGCCTGAACCAGGTTTGGTTCCTTTGGGGAATGGTGGTCCTGGTCCAGAAGGTCCTTGGCCCCCAAGGGCCCCCTCAGCTTCAGAAGGCTGCAGGggctcctggccggttggctcagcggtagagcgtcagcctggcgtgcgggggtcccgggttcgattcccggccagggcacacaggagaagcgcccatttgcttctccacccccccacccttcctctctgtctctctcttcccctcccgcagccaaggctccattggagcaaagatggccggggcgctggggatggctccttggcctctgccccaggcgctagagtggctctggtcgcggcagagcgacgccccggagtggcagagcatcaccccctggtgggcagagcatcgcccct of Saccopteryx bilineata isolate mSacBil1 chromosome 1, mSacBil1_pri_phased_curated, whole genome shotgun sequence contains these proteins:
- the LOC136319123 gene encoding interferon-induced transmembrane protein 3-like; translation: MNREEHEVAILGAPQNSGPVMSTVVNIQTETVVPDHIVWSLFNALFLNPCCLGFVAFAYSVKSRDRKMVRDRIGAQSYASTAKCLNIWALVLGLLSIIILIIIFATGSLMVSHLPYDIMKSQKGHY